A single window of Candidatus Poribacteria bacterium DNA harbors:
- a CDS encoding CDP-alcohol phosphatidyltransferase family protein produces the protein MALKTPIHQFTETRSIQITSRDFFYVSNLLSVARLLTVPFIFYFIYRAQWVVAIACGAVAVITDLLDGFFARRLKQHTELGYILDPVADKLALSAGIFALAIFHSRFPVWAFLVIVVRDTLIVLGNAVLAYKAKMITRSNLWGKCTSFFLSVVILLYLLRPIIPYLPRNIEFYGLCLALVFVFISTVSYAHHMFRVLETQNR, from the coding sequence ATGGCACTAAAGACTCCCATCCATCAATTTACTGAAACCCGGTCGATCCAGATTACATCCCGGGATTTCTTCTATGTTAGCAATCTCTTATCGGTTGCTCGGCTCCTCACGGTGCCTTTTATCTTTTACTTTATTTACCGTGCCCAGTGGGTCGTCGCTATTGCCTGTGGTGCAGTCGCCGTTATTACGGATCTGTTAGATGGGTTCTTTGCCCGGCGTTTGAAGCAGCACACTGAACTCGGTTATATCTTAGATCCGGTGGCAGATAAGCTCGCGCTCTCCGCAGGAATCTTTGCCCTCGCTATATTCCATTCCAGGTTTCCCGTATGGGCATTTCTGGTGATTGTTGTCCGTGATACCTTAATCGTACTCGGCAATGCAGTCTTGGCATATAAGGCGAAGATGATCACCCGTTCTAACCTGTGGGGAAAATGTACCAGTTTCTTTTTGTCAGTTGTTATACTGCTGTATCTGCTCCGTCCGATAATTCCATATTTACCGAGGAATATTGAATTTTACGGACTTTGTCTGGCGTTAGTGTTTGTATTTATCTCAACGGTGAGTTATGCTCACCACATGTTTCGCGTGTTGGAAACACAGAACCGTTAG
- a CDS encoding sulfatase, producing MSTEQPNVLWIYGEDLSPDLGCYGTPAVATPNVDRLASEGVRYTNAFVTCPVCSPSRSALMTGTYQTHFDAHNHRSNRDKPLQADMKLITDCFREAGYFTCNSPGPPYDRPGKTDFNFQREHPFDGIDWRERPEGQPFYAQINIPDTHRVFKPDRERPISPEAVELPPYYPDHPLVRKDWALYLESIQILDKKVGQILKRLDDEGLSDNTIVFFMSDHGRAHIRCKQFLYDGGIHIPLIVRLPGGVEPGTVDDKLISGVDFAPTALSLVGIDIPDFMQGQVFLGTDATSRDAIFAARDRCDGTDDRIRCIRTHRYKLIRNYHPERPYMQFNGYKKQQYPLWALMPLLSAKGKLSDAQQHFMKQTRPPEELYDLEADPSEINNLAADPDYDTLRNELATQLDTWMVETGDMGDIPESSEVTTYWDENMAERFKQDMEQRGLSHDISDADYVAWWENHLLT from the coding sequence ATGTCTACAGAACAACCGAACGTCCTCTGGATTTATGGTGAAGACCTCTCGCCGGACCTCGGCTGTTACGGCACCCCCGCCGTGGCAACACCAAATGTTGATCGGCTCGCGTCCGAGGGTGTTCGTTATACGAACGCTTTCGTCACATGTCCAGTCTGTTCCCCAAGCCGTTCCGCCCTGATGACAGGAACCTATCAGACACACTTTGACGCACACAACCATCGCAGCAATCGTGATAAACCCTTGCAGGCGGATATGAAACTAATCACCGATTGCTTCCGGGAAGCAGGCTATTTTACTTGCAACAGTCCAGGGCCCCCTTATGACCGCCCCGGAAAAACCGATTTCAACTTTCAGCGCGAACACCCCTTTGATGGCATCGACTGGCGCGAACGTCCTGAAGGGCAACCCTTTTACGCACAGATTAACATCCCTGATACACACCGCGTCTTCAAGCCTGACCGAGAGCGTCCTATCTCCCCGGAGGCTGTCGAATTGCCCCCTTACTATCCCGACCATCCGCTTGTCCGAAAGGATTGGGCACTCTACCTTGAGAGCATTCAAATTTTAGATAAGAAGGTCGGACAAATCCTCAAACGGCTGGATGATGAAGGACTCTCGGACAACACGATCGTCTTCTTCATGAGTGATCACGGGCGGGCGCATATCCGTTGTAAGCAGTTCCTCTATGATGGCGGTATCCATATCCCACTCATTGTTCGATTGCCTGGGGGCGTTGAACCTGGGACTGTTGATGATAAACTCATCAGCGGCGTTGATTTCGCGCCGACAGCACTATCCCTCGTTGGGATTGACATTCCTGACTTCATGCAAGGGCAAGTTTTCCTCGGAACCGATGCAACATCCCGCGACGCAATCTTCGCAGCGAGAGATCGATGTGATGGAACGGATGACAGAATCCGGTGCATACGGACACACCGCTATAAACTCATTCGCAATTATCACCCTGAGCGTCCCTATATGCAATTCAACGGCTACAAGAAGCAGCAGTATCCACTCTGGGCATTGATGCCGTTGTTATCAGCAAAGGGTAAGTTATCCGACGCCCAGCAGCATTTCATGAAACAGACGCGTCCGCCTGAAGAATTATACGATCTGGAAGCGGATCCCTCTGAAATTAATAACCTCGCCGCGGATCCAGATTATGACACTCTCCGAAACGAACTCGCAACGCAGCTCGACACATGGATGGTAGAAACAGGCGATATGGGAGATATTCCCGAATCCTCAGAGGTCACCACGTATTGGGACGAGAATATGGCGGAAAGGTTCAAGCAAGACATGGAACAACGCGGACTCTCACACGATATAAGCGATGCGGATTACGTCGCATGGTGGGAAAATCACCTACTAACTTAA
- a CDS encoding phytanoyl-CoA dioxygenase family protein yields MLKGNTVMAYKELATRKPFIVNKNLGSAVEVEPEDLTQTTADGVPVVVPTQKQKYDFDRNGWLLVPSVLSDTDIVEMREFCQRLSEAPERIPEPERCALGGPLQKLADHPVVVGFLNEFLAYPPAASEDCYGFRLEETAASVGNIATPPDIQSGLHKGNGLFRLPGDSHLYRCVPGRGWSGLTRAVWELTEVTAHTNSIRFITGSHKAAYPIPEASQNPDSPLWETYECPPGSLFLFTESMTQTQVHVSAAERVTLSNLYNTVASRWSNWLPHPQLIEAMPVKRQTLFREAYAGGNVVNGDFNQRTSAYPPDV; encoded by the coding sequence ATGTTAAAAGGAAATACCGTGATGGCTTACAAAGAACTCGCAACGAGAAAACCTTTTATTGTTAACAAGAACTTAGGCAGTGCCGTTGAGGTCGAACCCGAAGATCTAACACAAACCACCGCCGATGGTGTACCCGTCGTTGTTCCAACCCAGAAGCAAAAATACGATTTTGACCGCAATGGCTGGCTCTTAGTTCCGAGTGTTTTGTCGGATACCGACATCGTGGAAATGCGTGAATTCTGCCAACGTCTGTCCGAGGCACCCGAACGCATTCCAGAACCGGAACGGTGTGCCCTCGGGGGTCCACTTCAAAAACTCGCTGATCATCCGGTTGTCGTTGGGTTTCTGAATGAATTCTTGGCATATCCACCCGCAGCGAGTGAGGATTGCTACGGGTTTCGACTGGAAGAAACAGCGGCATCCGTAGGGAATATCGCAACGCCTCCTGATATCCAGTCAGGACTTCACAAAGGAAATGGATTGTTTCGCTTACCAGGGGATTCTCATCTCTATCGGTGCGTGCCGGGACGCGGCTGGAGTGGGTTGACACGTGCTGTATGGGAACTCACCGAAGTCACTGCCCACACGAACAGCATTCGGTTTATTACGGGGAGCCATAAAGCCGCATATCCGATACCAGAAGCCTCGCAGAATCCAGATTCCCCGTTGTGGGAGACGTATGAATGCCCGCCCGGTTCTCTCTTTCTTTTCACGGAATCTATGACGCAGACGCAGGTTCACGTCAGTGCTGCTGAGCGGGTCACTCTCTCGAATTTGTATAATACGGTGGCGAGTCGTTGGTCGAATTGGTTACCGCATCCGCAGCTCATTGAAGCGATGCCCGTCAAACGACAGACACTCTTCCGAGAGGCGTATGCAGGCGGCAACGTCGTGAATGGAGATTTTAATCAGCGGACATCTGCTTATCCCCCCGACGTTTAA